The following proteins are encoded in a genomic region of Paenibacillus sp. FSL H3-0469:
- a CDS encoding ABC transporter permease subunit codes for MQAKLAADAIPLPKQRNSWIRTIKKYKVMYALLFPALVYFAVFKYIPMAGIVIAFKNYNLALGLWDSPWVGFRNFTDFMNGVYFWDIMRNTIIISLYKLLFGFTAPVLLALLLNEVYTQWFKKIVQTITYLPHFLSWVIVYGMMVALLAPGDGLINMIMKDFGVEPISFLTEPAWGRLLIILSEIWKDIGWGAILYLAALAGIDPSLYEAARMDGASKLRQLWHVTLPGIRGVMILMLILKLSHILDAGFDQIFMFANTFNQEKIDIIDTWVYREGLERLKIGLATAVGLFKAVIGFGLVLAANKLAKKFDGQIW; via the coding sequence ATGCAAGCAAAATTGGCAGCGGACGCCATTCCCCTCCCCAAACAGCGGAATTCATGGATAAGGACGATAAAAAAATATAAAGTGATGTACGCGCTCTTGTTCCCGGCACTAGTATACTTTGCCGTATTCAAATACATTCCTATGGCGGGAATCGTGATTGCGTTTAAAAACTATAACCTTGCTTTGGGCCTATGGGATAGCCCGTGGGTGGGATTTAGAAATTTCACGGATTTTATGAACGGCGTTTATTTTTGGGACATCATGAGAAATACGATTATCATCTCGTTGTATAAGCTATTGTTCGGCTTCACTGCTCCTGTCCTGCTTGCTTTGCTGCTCAATGAAGTGTATACCCAATGGTTTAAGAAAATCGTACAAACGATTACTTATTTGCCCCATTTTCTGTCGTGGGTCATTGTGTATGGAATGATGGTGGCATTATTAGCCCCAGGTGATGGTCTGATTAACATGATTATGAAGGATTTCGGTGTTGAACCCATCTCCTTTCTAACGGAGCCTGCCTGGGGCAGACTGCTGATCATTTTATCTGAAATATGGAAGGATATTGGCTGGGGAGCGATATTGTACCTTGCCGCATTAGCAGGAATCGATCCTAGCTTATATGAAGCGGCCCGGATGGACGGCGCCTCCAAGCTGAGACAGTTATGGCATGTCACACTTCCCGGTATTCGCGGAGTCATGATCCTGATGCTGATCCTTAAGTTAAGCCATATTCTGGATGCAGGCTTTGACCAGATATTTATGTTCGCCAACACCTTTAATCAGGAGAAGATCGACATTATCGACACCTGGGTATACCGTGAAGGGCTTGAGCGGCTTAAGATCGGGCTCGCTACCGCTGTGGGATTGTTCAAAGCTGTCATCGGATTTGGTCTAGTGTTGGCAGCGAATAAGCTTGCAAAAAAATTCGACGGGCAAATTTGGTGA
- a CDS encoding histidine kinase: MRRRISLPLKLFLLVFAFVLSCIILISQLSYRYVQKEIRTSDLYYTNQILDKVDQYFTVNFSSFQTILFSVESSVKANIGNLDVIKKQLRELYELNSNYVSNIYLIKSDLSILGGSAPTRIFDESLAEREPLFDAADKNRRITFVSDPYKSKYSGWTVTMVRYLNNAPFPMAIAVDLDLNAIEETLFKINTQEQMNLALLTASGKIIAGFSENKGPVNIQDHTFSIGDTSAEQILDTAETSLQLHTKEGLPVSLLKKPTEKFNWTLISINDESRLKAALSRLETYYIGLLAAGFVLSLFISLLIAKYIRTPLHALKTKMKRVEQGILTTPIPINRNDEFGDLSRAFDRMLQQIVELIRGAELHHELERKLEIQVLQSQINPHFLYNTLGSISNVIRLGRIEKVDVVIESLISILEYGIADAAEKVSLRQELQNVADYIAIQNIRYNRSFHLIEDIEAGLMGFPVFRMLLQPLVENSIFHGYNGGGIEGPITIHAFREGSTVIIEVIDQGEGISTGILEHILVSEPGDVEVRRKRIGLNNIHDRIRLHYGEQFGLQIISIPKQITRVRAVFPAGLCKGDA; the protein is encoded by the coding sequence ATGCGAAGAAGAATCAGCTTGCCCTTAAAATTATTTTTACTCGTGTTTGCTTTTGTATTAAGCTGCATTATCCTGATCAGCCAATTGTCTTACCGCTATGTCCAAAAGGAAATAAGAACCTCTGACCTGTATTACACCAACCAAATACTTGACAAGGTAGATCAGTATTTCACCGTTAATTTTTCCTCCTTCCAGACCATACTGTTCTCAGTCGAGTCATCGGTGAAAGCCAATATTGGCAATCTGGATGTGATCAAAAAGCAATTAAGAGAGCTGTATGAACTCAACAGTAATTACGTCAGTAATATTTATCTGATCAAAAGCGATTTATCCATTCTAGGCGGAAGTGCGCCTACCCGGATATTCGATGAATCTTTAGCGGAAAGAGAGCCATTGTTTGACGCGGCTGACAAGAATAGAAGGATTACCTTTGTCAGTGATCCTTACAAATCTAAATATTCCGGCTGGACCGTTACGATGGTCCGTTATCTGAACAACGCTCCGTTTCCTATGGCCATTGCGGTAGATCTGGATCTCAATGCCATTGAAGAAACCTTGTTCAAGATTAATACTCAAGAACAAATGAATCTGGCTCTGCTCACCGCATCGGGAAAAATCATTGCCGGATTTTCAGAAAATAAAGGACCCGTAAATATTCAAGATCATACTTTTTCAATCGGTGATACATCAGCGGAGCAAATTCTGGATACTGCAGAAACCAGCCTTCAACTGCATACCAAGGAGGGCCTGCCCGTCTCTCTGCTGAAAAAACCGACGGAGAAATTCAACTGGACACTGATCTCGATCAACGATGAATCCCGCTTGAAAGCTGCGTTGTCCCGATTGGAGACCTATTATATCGGGCTTCTGGCTGCAGGCTTTGTGTTAAGTCTGTTCATCTCTTTGTTGATAGCCAAGTATATAAGAACCCCTCTCCATGCGCTCAAAACAAAAATGAAGCGGGTGGAGCAAGGTATCCTTACAACTCCAATCCCAATTAACCGGAACGATGAGTTTGGAGATCTCTCCCGGGCATTCGATCGTATGCTGCAGCAGATTGTAGAGCTGATCCGGGGAGCAGAGCTTCATCATGAACTGGAGCGGAAGCTGGAAATTCAAGTGCTTCAGTCGCAAATAAACCCTCATTTTCTGTATAACACACTGGGTTCGATCAGCAATGTCATCCGGCTCGGACGAATAGAGAAAGTAGATGTGGTCATCGAGTCGCTCATTTCAATATTGGAATATGGGATCGCCGATGCTGCGGAGAAGGTCTCCCTGCGTCAGGAATTGCAGAATGTAGCGGACTATATCGCGATCCAGAACATCCGCTATAACCGAAGCTTTCACTTGATTGAAGATATCGAAGCAGGATTAATGGGTTTCCCTGTTTTCCGGATGTTGCTGCAGCCCCTTGTGGAGAATAGTATCTTCCATGGTTATAACGGAGGGGGGATCGAAGGCCCTATTACTATTCATGCCTTCAGGGAGGGCAGCACCGTCATCATAGAAGTCATTGATCAAGGCGAGGGAATTTCAACCGGTATCCTGGAGCATATTCTGGTTTCAGAACCGGGTGATGTGGAAGTAAGAAGGAAAAGAATCGGATTAAACAATATTCATGACCGGATACGGCTTCACTACGGAGAACAGTTCGGGCTCCAAATCATAAGCATACCGAAGCAAATCACCCGTGTTCGCGCCGTATTCCCGGCAGGCTTGTGTAAAGGAGATGCATGA
- a CDS encoding BCCT family transporter, protein MVFIISITIVAIFAIWGAVAPDQMAAAANAAYNFSIHNFGWFYLLATLFFLIFTFYLAFSRFGGIRLGDDDDEPEYSTISWLSMLFSAGMGIGLVYWGVAEPLSHYLSPPEGVAGGTTEAARISMRYSFFHWGLHPWAIYAVIGLTLAYFQFRKGYKGLISSAFIPLLGEKLVSGWLGKTIDILAVIATIFGVATSLGLGALQINGGLHYLFGLPNTVGAQIAIIAVVTVLFLISATSGLDKGIKILSNTNLVIAVLLMLFVWITGPTSFIFDTFTTTLGSYLQNIVNMSLRLTPFSKGTWVGAWTLFYWAWWIAWAPFVGTFIARVSRGRTIKEFVICVLIIPSLFGFLWFSVFGGTGMQMELFDAVQLAEAVKGDTTTALFVMLEQLPLGTIVSFIATILIMIFFITSADSATFVLGMLTSDGKLNPSARVKLTWGILQSSIAVVLLISGGLGGLQTASIVAALPFAIVLIGMCFSLLKALKEEDKERRQREKRQRQKLKQLLEEHEASDIKELLQ, encoded by the coding sequence ATGGTTTTTATCATCTCAATTACCATTGTAGCGATTTTTGCAATATGGGGAGCTGTAGCGCCTGATCAGATGGCAGCTGCAGCTAATGCTGCGTACAATTTCTCCATTCATAATTTCGGCTGGTTCTATTTGCTGGCGACTTTATTTTTCTTAATCTTTACTTTCTACTTAGCCTTCAGCAGGTTTGGGGGGATTCGTCTGGGAGACGACGATGATGAACCGGAATATTCCACGATATCCTGGCTGTCGATGTTATTCAGCGCAGGGATGGGGATCGGGCTTGTCTACTGGGGAGTGGCTGAACCGTTGTCCCATTACTTATCTCCGCCGGAGGGCGTAGCGGGAGGGACGACAGAAGCAGCTCGGATCTCCATGCGGTATTCTTTTTTCCACTGGGGACTGCATCCATGGGCCATCTATGCCGTCATCGGACTGACGCTTGCCTATTTCCAATTCCGCAAAGGGTATAAAGGCTTGATCAGCTCCGCCTTCATCCCTTTACTGGGGGAGAAGCTAGTTTCCGGCTGGCTGGGCAAAACAATCGATATTTTAGCGGTGATTGCCACTATTTTTGGAGTAGCGACCTCTCTTGGCCTCGGGGCTCTACAGATTAATGGAGGGTTGCACTATTTATTCGGGCTTCCGAACACGGTAGGCGCTCAGATTGCAATTATTGCTGTAGTGACCGTGCTGTTCCTCATCTCAGCTACCAGTGGTCTGGACAAGGGGATCAAGATCCTCAGTAACACCAACTTAGTCATCGCCGTTCTGTTGATGCTGTTCGTATGGATCACAGGTCCGACCTCATTTATTTTTGATACATTTACAACCACATTAGGCAGCTATCTGCAAAATATCGTCAATATGAGCTTGAGACTAACGCCTTTTTCCAAAGGGACCTGGGTCGGGGCCTGGACCTTATTCTATTGGGCCTGGTGGATTGCCTGGGCACCCTTTGTCGGAACGTTCATTGCGAGGGTATCCAGGGGAAGAACCATTAAGGAGTTTGTCATTTGCGTGCTGATTATACCGAGTCTGTTCGGCTTCCTCTGGTTTTCGGTATTTGGCGGAACCGGCATGCAAATGGAGTTGTTCGACGCTGTCCAACTGGCCGAAGCCGTCAAAGGAGATACTACGACAGCCCTCTTCGTCATGCTGGAGCAACTGCCCTTAGGCACCATAGTATCGTTCATAGCTACGATCCTGATTATGATCTTCTTCATTACATCAGCCGATTCGGCTACCTTTGTACTGGGCATGCTGACCTCAGACGGCAAGCTTAACCCAAGTGCAAGAGTCAAATTGACCTGGGGGATTCTGCAATCCTCCATCGCTGTAGTCCTGCTGATTAGCGGCGGGTTGGGCGGACTTCAGACCGCTTCCATTGTAGCAGCGCTGCCTTTTGCCATTGTCCTGATCGGCATGTGCTTCTCCCTGCTTAAGGCACTCAAGGAGGAGGACAAAGAACGCCGTCAACGGGAAAAACGCCAACGCCAGAAGCTGAAGCAGCTGCTGGAGGAACATGAAGCAAGTGATATCAAGGAGCTACTACAGTAG
- a CDS encoding extracellular solute-binding protein has translation MKRRVITSAILTAIVGVGTVLSGCGEQKEVKSTAESNSQDESNPYGTKLKISMFNQGTFNAAAPIPPRDEDIQRQMLEKAVNIDLEMMIPQSGQATTKLNTLIAGGDIPDLIFLKSRADLAQYYDQGVLADLTPYLDQFPALQKRFSDDSWEAMSYQGKTIGVPGYDNVNGISRSFFIRNDWLKKLNMEVPTTPDELFEVMKAFTEKDPDGNGKNDTYGFIGGMNKEGNLQTYGFDSLMWMFGVNPPSAIDVKDNQPVFLFTDPKMKEALAYIYKMMEAKVVDPDWVTMNTPELLDQKLFKGKVGFMIRDARRLEPDYQQKMKEISGEVPEWIVIPPMTGPYGDQIVERKSFQGNSWAISKKADEEQIIRILAMLNYLFTDEEAYPNFAYGIKGIHWDVIDGKIKNKTSELSKEMKEKYLWVDHYRMPRHGDDAEYFSFQNPKTAEAFKNNQQYVAPTLPGNLLTEDPNDTLATDRQRFINESLVKFMTGKDPLENWDDFLNTLETKFDMQKYKDTVIKQFTEAGLIK, from the coding sequence ATGAAGCGTAGAGTCATTACATCTGCTATTCTGACAGCAATCGTGGGGGTGGGAACGGTATTGTCTGGATGCGGGGAACAAAAAGAAGTGAAATCGACAGCCGAGAGTAATTCGCAAGACGAGTCGAATCCCTATGGAACCAAATTAAAAATCTCGATGTTTAACCAAGGCACCTTCAACGCGGCTGCTCCGATTCCTCCCCGTGATGAAGATATCCAGCGCCAAATGCTGGAAAAAGCAGTGAATATCGACCTCGAAATGATGATTCCGCAATCCGGGCAAGCAACGACTAAATTAAATACGCTGATTGCCGGAGGAGATATTCCAGATTTGATCTTCTTAAAAAGCCGGGCTGATCTCGCGCAATATTATGATCAAGGCGTTCTTGCCGATTTGACACCGTATCTGGATCAATTTCCGGCACTACAGAAACGATTCAGCGACGACTCCTGGGAAGCGATGTCCTATCAAGGCAAAACCATCGGCGTTCCAGGTTATGATAATGTAAATGGGATCAGCCGCAGCTTCTTTATCCGCAATGATTGGCTTAAAAAGCTGAACATGGAAGTGCCAACGACCCCTGACGAGTTATTTGAAGTTATGAAAGCCTTTACAGAGAAGGACCCGGATGGTAATGGCAAGAACGATACGTACGGCTTCATCGGCGGTATGAATAAAGAAGGCAATCTGCAAACCTATGGCTTCGATAGCCTGATGTGGATGTTCGGCGTCAATCCTCCTTCGGCCATTGATGTGAAGGACAACCAGCCGGTGTTCCTGTTTACCGATCCCAAAATGAAAGAAGCGCTCGCTTATATTTATAAAATGATGGAGGCCAAAGTGGTAGATCCGGACTGGGTGACGATGAATACTCCCGAATTGCTGGACCAAAAGTTATTTAAGGGCAAAGTCGGCTTCATGATCAGAGATGCCCGCAGGCTGGAGCCGGATTATCAGCAGAAAATGAAAGAAATCAGCGGAGAAGTCCCGGAATGGATCGTCATTCCTCCAATGACAGGTCCTTATGGTGATCAGATTGTAGAGAGAAAATCGTTCCAGGGTAATTCATGGGCCATCTCCAAAAAAGCGGATGAGGAACAAATCATACGGATCTTGGCCATGCTGAATTATCTCTTTACGGACGAGGAAGCCTATCCGAACTTCGCCTACGGAATTAAAGGGATTCACTGGGATGTGATAGATGGTAAGATCAAGAATAAAACCTCCGAATTATCGAAGGAAATGAAAGAAAAATATCTATGGGTTGATCATTACAGAATGCCGCGTCATGGCGATGATGCTGAGTACTTCAGCTTCCAAAATCCTAAGACGGCTGAAGCTTTTAAGAACAATCAGCAATACGTAGCGCCTACGTTACCCGGGAATTTATTGACCGAGGACCCGAACGATACATTGGCAACAGACCGTCAACGTTTTATTAATGAAAGCCTGGTTAAATTTATGACCGGCAAAGATCCGCTGGAAAACTGGGATGATTTTCTCAATACGCTGGAGACCAAGTTTGACATGCAGAAATATAAGGACACAGTCATCAAGCAATTTACTGAAGCGGGCTTAATCAAGTAG
- a CDS encoding carbohydrate ABC transporter permease, with protein MIHMTTGEKVWQAIVYCLLILLSLLCLLPFLYVVAVSMTPESEVLRRGIVIIPETFTFLAYKEVFISHGIGQAYKITLFRTIVGTLLNVVFTVIAAYPLSKKYLPGRSPFLLFIVFTMMFGGGLIPTYLLIRSLGLLNSPWVLIIPQLISAFNLVIIKGFFEQLPAEIEESARVDGASELQSLWRIILPLSMPVLSTISLFYAVGHWNSYFDAIVYINDSSLMPLQVILRNILLNVATQSADSLANSGAVSTFAVQMAAVVVTTIPILIVYPFMQKHFTKGVLLGSVKG; from the coding sequence ATGATTCATATGACAACCGGGGAAAAAGTCTGGCAAGCTATCGTTTATTGTCTTCTTATTTTGCTATCCTTACTTTGCTTACTTCCCTTTCTGTATGTGGTTGCTGTGTCTATGACGCCAGAATCGGAAGTGTTAAGAAGAGGCATTGTTATTATTCCAGAGACCTTTACCTTTCTAGCCTATAAAGAAGTATTCATATCTCATGGGATCGGGCAGGCGTATAAAATCACCTTGTTCCGAACGATTGTCGGCACCCTGCTGAATGTGGTTTTTACGGTAATAGCGGCTTATCCGTTATCCAAAAAATATTTACCGGGGCGAAGCCCATTTTTACTATTCATTGTCTTTACGATGATGTTTGGGGGAGGTTTAATTCCGACCTATTTATTAATCCGCTCGCTGGGACTGCTAAACAGTCCGTGGGTATTGATTATTCCGCAGCTCATCAGTGCATTTAATCTGGTGATTATCAAAGGCTTCTTCGAGCAATTGCCTGCTGAAATCGAGGAATCCGCGAGGGTAGACGGTGCAAGTGAGCTTCAGTCGCTATGGCGGATCATTTTACCCTTGTCCATGCCCGTTCTCTCCACCATTTCCTTATTCTACGCAGTCGGTCACTGGAACAGTTATTTCGACGCTATTGTATATATCAATGATTCCAGTTTAATGCCGCTGCAAGTGATCTTGCGCAACATCCTGCTTAATGTCGCCACCCAAAGCGCTGATTCGCTTGCCAATTCCGGGGCGGTTAGTACGTTCGCTGTGCAGATGGCCGCCGTTGTTGTGACGACGATTCCAATTTTGATCGTGTACCCATTTATGCAAAAACACTTTACAAAAGGTGTGCTCTTGGGATCAGTTAAAGGGTAA
- a CDS encoding response regulator has product MMVRDYTCFIVDDEDLIIQRLELFFEELSHRDRRFRLVGKANNGVEGLEEIVKLKPDIVISDIVMPRMDGISMIEQLKPKLSHTQYILLTAYSSFEYAQRAIQANVLEYIVKVPLREADLDRALAKAAGILNEVKTKEAEFQSLHISVLENKYRVRKQFFNELIRGEIPTHRASDFANRMQFHFFQASYCCFIVEMNRYESFRNDYSASDQNILKYAITNIIEETVVSGGRGVAADLSDNRFIGFLSWENHRSEMDTEYACHALGSQIISHLQQYMNQRVSVAFGGPHRGWESIKQAYMEANSVSEDFYYHEEKTVTTPMHRLHYHNDKQEDFQQKLDGFLQWVQRKVSKEELEKELSDLNQWVTNYKLHKSIMAPMLQSLYRDITAKFKSRNAVTTDVSELPIKFMTFQEQLAYIGDFTFEYVHAGQLLHRIEIMSALRYIEQNLKQRITLEAIAEEVNLAPSYFSSLFKKTMNEGVISYINRKKIQLALELLNIQDYSLLELCEEVGIVNEGYFCKLFKDYTGVTPKQYRIKMTRYESK; this is encoded by the coding sequence ATGATGGTGAGAGACTACACCTGCTTCATTGTTGACGATGAGGATTTAATCATTCAGAGATTGGAATTGTTTTTTGAGGAGCTCTCTCATAGGGATAGACGATTCCGGTTAGTAGGAAAAGCGAATAATGGGGTGGAGGGGTTAGAGGAGATCGTAAAGCTTAAGCCGGATATCGTGATCTCTGATATCGTTATGCCGCGAATGGATGGAATTTCTATGATTGAGCAGCTAAAGCCAAAGCTTTCCCATACCCAGTACATTCTTTTGACTGCCTATTCATCCTTTGAATACGCGCAGCGGGCCATTCAAGCCAACGTATTGGAGTACATTGTTAAGGTTCCGCTAAGGGAAGCGGATTTGGATCGCGCTTTAGCTAAGGCAGCCGGGATTCTAAATGAGGTGAAGACCAAAGAAGCGGAATTTCAATCGTTACACATATCCGTGCTGGAAAATAAATATAGAGTCCGCAAGCAGTTTTTTAATGAGCTGATCCGCGGGGAAATTCCTACTCACCGGGCATCGGATTTTGCCAATCGTATGCAATTCCATTTCTTTCAAGCAAGCTATTGCTGCTTCATTGTGGAAATGAACCGGTATGAGAGCTTCCGGAACGATTATTCAGCTTCAGATCAGAACATCTTGAAATATGCAATTACGAATATCATCGAAGAAACGGTGGTGAGTGGGGGCCGAGGCGTAGCTGCGGATCTATCCGATAATCGTTTTATCGGCTTTCTGTCCTGGGAGAATCATCGCAGCGAGATGGACACAGAATATGCTTGCCATGCATTGGGAAGTCAAATCATCTCCCATTTACAGCAATATATGAATCAAAGGGTATCTGTCGCTTTTGGAGGCCCTCACCGGGGCTGGGAATCCATCAAACAAGCTTACATGGAAGCTAATAGCGTGAGTGAGGATTTCTATTATCATGAAGAGAAGACCGTCACAACACCCATGCATCGCTTACATTATCATAATGACAAACAAGAGGATTTTCAGCAGAAACTGGATGGTTTCCTCCAATGGGTGCAACGAAAAGTATCCAAGGAAGAGCTGGAGAAAGAACTCTCTGATCTGAACCAATGGGTGACGAACTATAAACTTCATAAGTCCATCATGGCGCCTATGCTCCAAAGCTTGTACAGAGATATTACAGCGAAATTCAAATCCCGGAATGCGGTGACTACGGATGTATCAGAGCTTCCGATAAAATTCATGACCTTTCAGGAGCAGCTTGCCTATATTGGCGACTTCACCTTCGAATATGTGCATGCTGGCCAACTTTTACACCGTATAGAAATTATGAGTGCTTTGCGGTATATAGAGCAAAACCTGAAACAGAGAATAACGCTGGAGGCCATTGCCGAGGAAGTGAATTTAGCCCCATCGTATTTCAGCAGCTTGTTCAAAAAAACAATGAATGAGGGCGTGATCAGCTACATCAACCGTAAAAAAATCCAATTAGCTCTAGAGCTGTTAAATATTCAGGATTATTCTTTATTGGAATTGTGTGAGGAAGTAGGAATCGTGAACGAAGGCTATTTTTGTAAATTATTCAAAGATTACACGGGCGTTACCCCTAAGCAATACCGGATCAAAATGACACGGTATGAATCCAAATAA
- a CDS encoding FAD-dependent oxidoreductase, with protein MEVIKMELINADVTVVGGGIAGVCAAIAAARQGLQVSLINDRPVLGGNASSEVRVHINGSAYLGNSPSYYAREGGLVEELKLKIFHYNPLYNKKLMLSLSDMVLLDMVYAEPNLSLFLNTCVHDTGMENGRIKWVEGLQLASERKFRFASRTFIDCSGDGVVGYQAGADFRRGREAKHEYKEELAPEAADHYTMGDTILFQARDVEYYVPYTRPDFAYDITKLAFFDSIRQGLNHRAVPRKINGLGGLWWLEYGGQLDTVKNNEDIALELRKLVYGIWDYIKNSGEFDDVDNLILDYVCPIPGKRESRRFIGDHMLSQNDLTAKPHFEDAVSVGGWYMDLHANKGVYDEGPATAWNFVPGLYNIPFRSLYSSNIPNLMFAGRNISATHVAFGSTRVMATCGCMGQAVGTAASLCVKYEADPAVIAEAHMEELQALLLRDGQTIVGLQEELSPYFADGLTIRASSQRSYDNPQPTEELSLENGLCLVLPIQTSVAESVRVKIKNRSGHPETLHVKLFGGERKENYIPASGLNDYRLEIAAGHDDWITLGLDCKKSADDKIYIVLEGSASLAVYGNEEKLTGAVSFHYRPEEPSRLKKINKSICFKDLLPAQSMYAPENVVNGFSRPYGLPNGWISERTEGQEWLEFCFAGPKNIEEIHLVFNSQLDLEHFNDPIESLVQDYELILTLEDGAERTILTRGNYLTLNKHQVDAERVTRVRMNFSRTYGSPYFEVFAVKWFAPKIDK; from the coding sequence ATGGAGGTTATCAAAATGGAGCTAATTAATGCAGATGTAACCGTCGTAGGCGGAGGTATTGCCGGGGTATGCGCGGCCATTGCTGCCGCACGCCAAGGGCTGCAGGTCTCACTTATTAATGACCGGCCGGTGCTTGGAGGAAATGCTAGCAGCGAGGTCAGGGTTCATATCAACGGGTCGGCATATCTCGGAAACAGTCCATCCTATTATGCACGCGAGGGCGGATTAGTGGAAGAGCTCAAGCTGAAGATTTTTCACTACAATCCGTTATACAACAAGAAGCTGATGCTTTCGCTTTCAGACATGGTCTTGCTCGACATGGTTTATGCGGAGCCTAACCTTTCTCTATTTCTAAATACATGCGTGCATGATACGGGCATGGAGAACGGCAGAATTAAATGGGTGGAGGGCCTGCAATTGGCTTCCGAGAGAAAATTCCGGTTCGCAAGCCGAACCTTCATCGATTGCTCCGGTGATGGAGTGGTCGGATATCAGGCAGGTGCGGATTTCCGCCGGGGGAGAGAAGCGAAGCATGAATACAAGGAAGAATTGGCTCCTGAAGCGGCGGATCATTACACCATGGGCGATACGATCCTCTTTCAAGCCCGTGATGTAGAATATTACGTTCCATACACAAGGCCTGACTTTGCCTATGACATTACGAAGCTGGCCTTTTTCGACAGTATCAGACAAGGTTTAAACCACCGGGCAGTACCCAGAAAAATCAATGGACTTGGCGGATTGTGGTGGCTGGAATACGGCGGACAACTGGATACGGTCAAGAATAATGAGGACATCGCATTGGAACTGCGGAAATTGGTGTATGGGATTTGGGATTATATCAAAAACAGCGGCGAATTCGACGATGTAGACAATCTCATCTTGGATTATGTATGCCCGATTCCGGGAAAGCGGGAGTCTAGGCGGTTCATAGGGGACCACATGTTGTCCCAGAACGATCTTACAGCCAAGCCGCATTTCGAAGATGCTGTCTCCGTCGGTGGATGGTATATGGATTTACATGCAAATAAGGGAGTCTACGATGAGGGGCCGGCTACAGCATGGAATTTCGTGCCTGGCTTATACAATATCCCTTTCCGCAGTTTATATTCAAGCAATATTCCTAATCTCATGTTTGCCGGCCGCAATATAAGCGCTACCCATGTGGCTTTCGGATCTACAAGGGTCATGGCCACCTGCGGTTGTATGGGGCAGGCAGTTGGAACGGCTGCTTCGTTATGCGTGAAATATGAGGCAGACCCTGCGGTCATCGCCGAAGCTCATATGGAGGAGCTGCAGGCGCTGCTGCTTCGGGACGGCCAAACGATTGTAGGGCTTCAAGAGGAGTTGAGTCCCTACTTCGCTGACGGATTAACAATTCGTGCCTCGTCTCAGCGCAGTTATGACAATCCTCAGCCAACCGAAGAGCTCTCCCTGGAGAACGGATTATGTTTGGTCTTGCCGATTCAGACATCCGTTGCGGAAAGTGTACGGGTCAAAATTAAAAACAGGTCCGGGCATCCGGAAACCTTGCATGTGAAGCTGTTTGGCGGAGAACGCAAGGAAAACTACATTCCCGCCAGCGGGTTGAACGATTACCGCTTGGAGATTGCAGCCGGTCATGACGACTGGATTACACTGGGCCTGGACTGCAAGAAATCGGCTGACGACAAAATCTACATTGTCTTAGAGGGCTCGGCTAGTCTTGCCGTATACGGCAATGAAGAGAAACTGACCGGAGCGGTCAGCTTCCATTATCGGCCGGAAGAGCCGTCCAGGCTGAAAAAAATCAATAAGAGCATTTGCTTCAAGGACCTGCTCCCGGCTCAGAGTATGTATGCTCCCGAGAATGTTGTCAACGGCTTCTCCAGACCTTATGGCCTGCCGAATGGCTGGATTTCGGAGCGTACGGAAGGACAGGAATGGCTGGAATTCTGTTTTGCAGGACCCAAAAATATAGAGGAAATCCATCTTGTGTTCAATTCACAGCTCGATTTAGAGCATTTCAACGACCCGATCGAGTCCCTTGTGCAAGATTATGAGTTGATCCTGACTCTAGAAGATGGAGCCGAGAGGACCATCCTAACACGCGGGAATTATCTCACATTGAATAAACATCAGGTGGACGCGGAACGTGTAACCCGCGTTCGGATGAATTTCAGCAGAACGTATGGTTCGCCTTATTTTGAAGTGTTTGCAGTAAAATGGTTTGCTCCGAAAATCGATAAATGA